Proteins co-encoded in one Sulfurimonas sp. HSL1-2 genomic window:
- a CDS encoding complex I subunit 1 family protein, translating to MSWVMILFAPLLGGLVYGAERVLRARMQRRQGPPLLQPFYDMFKLMDKRTLIIHAPHALLAVAHFLLLWLAVGALFAGWNLLYIVFLHLFALIVLVLAGYSVRSPYSQVGANRELAALAAYEPILVLLAVGFYLVSGSFDVSAILEHGGYLAQMPLLFAALLMILPIKLKKSPFDTVEAHQEIVGGVEVEYSGLFYEFLYMARFLEYLFVYGLVFLFAGASPLWGVLLVLAVFLLVNLVDNATARVRTDQMVKIIYATAFAMATANIIWISL from the coding sequence ATGAGTTGGGTCATGATTCTCTTCGCCCCCCTGCTCGGCGGTCTTGTCTACGGCGCAGAACGGGTACTGCGCGCCCGGATGCAGCGCCGTCAGGGACCGCCCCTGCTGCAGCCCTTCTACGACATGTTCAAGCTGATGGACAAGCGGACCCTCATCATCCACGCCCCCCACGCACTGCTGGCCGTGGCCCACTTCCTGCTGCTCTGGCTTGCGGTGGGGGCGCTTTTTGCCGGGTGGAACCTGCTCTATATCGTCTTTTTGCACCTCTTCGCCCTGATCGTCCTCGTCCTGGCGGGCTACAGCGTACGCTCGCCCTATTCGCAGGTGGGGGCCAACCGCGAACTCGCCGCCCTGGCCGCCTATGAACCCATACTGGTGCTTCTCGCCGTCGGCTTCTACCTCGTCTCGGGCAGCTTCGACGTCAGCGCCATCCTGGAACACGGCGGCTACCTGGCACAGATGCCGCTGCTCTTTGCCGCCCTGCTGATGATTCTGCCGATCAAACTCAAAAAATCCCCCTTCGATACCGTCGAAGCGCACCAGGAGATCGTCGGGGGCGTCGAAGTCGAGTACAGCGGGCTCTTCTACGAGTTCCTCTACATGGCCCGCTTCCTGGAGTACCTCTTCGTCTACGGCCTTGTTTTCCTCTTTGCCGGGGCGTCGCCGCTGTGGGGTGTGCTGCTCGTGCTGGCCGTTTTCCTGCTCGTCAATCTCGTCGACAATGCCACCGCCCGCGTCCGGACCGACCAGATGGTTAAAATCATTTATGCCACGGCCTTTGCAATGGCAACGGCCAACATTATTTGGATCAGCCTATGA
- the nuoB gene encoding NADH-quinone oxidoreductase subunit NuoB — protein sequence MKFFSAFRKKSPWILHYNAGSCNGCDIEILAALGPRFDLERFGVINTGNPKQSDIFLVTGPVTYRSRERLVELYCQIPEPKVVIAVGSCTAAGGVFRGMYNVEDGIDRYIPVDVYVPGCASSPQLIIDAVVESLQILEHKSKAIETPFRLFGAVETVAGKLSRLKMARKVNDAED from the coding sequence ATGAAATTTTTCAGCGCTTTTCGGAAAAAATCCCCCTGGATCCTGCACTACAATGCGGGCAGCTGCAACGGCTGCGATATCGAGATCCTCGCTGCGCTGGGTCCCCGCTTTGATCTGGAGCGCTTCGGCGTCATCAATACCGGCAACCCCAAGCAATCCGACATTTTCCTCGTGACCGGCCCCGTCACCTACCGCTCCCGTGAACGGCTCGTGGAGCTCTACTGCCAGATCCCCGAACCCAAAGTCGTCATCGCCGTCGGCTCGTGTACCGCAGCGGGCGGGGTCTTCCGCGGGATGTACAACGTCGAGGACGGCATCGACCGCTACATCCCCGTCGACGTCTATGTCCCCGGCTGCGCCTCTTCGCCCCAGCTCATCATCGATGCCGTTGTTGAGAGTCTGCAGATTCTGGAGCATAAAAGCAAGGCGATCGAAACGCCCTTCAGACTCTTCGGTGCCGTCGAAACGGTCGCCGGGAAACTCAGCCGCCTCAAGATGGCGCGAAAGGTCAATGATGCAGAAGATTGA
- a CDS encoding proton-conducting transporter membrane subunit: protein MLFFLLFSPVAAALLLFALPSLRARYAVAALLFGILSATALSLFLHPGEIALDIAPGIGTLIEAADIILLFYFLFQGVKHRSVPVLLLALLQLPLYLWAVAVTPAADTPALVIDDLARFMFLIINIVGGAIVLYAVEYMRREKSSEGKQRLFVAYLMLFLSVMNAIVIADAILLFFFLFEMTTLASYLLIAFRGDSVSRRNALRALWMNQVGGVFLLLGALVAAYGPGTATFSGLLQGDGGVLMLALALLAMAAPVKGASLPFDSWLLGAMVAPTPVSAILHSATMVKIAPFLILKLAPGLDGTLPGTLLALFGALVFVAASYLALSRSLLKEILGYSTIALLGLMMSLAAVGTPESMQLAMVLMLFHALSKALLFLAAGVLEKEFGFKDVEQMKGLLHRAPRSVGFLFFGFFSLTLPPFGLFMGKLFAIASVASLLHTQPWLVVVLTGIAVGSALLVLLYFKIAAALLATAPDTLPIEREMMPPGFMTPLALLTLLSLAAAGGYMLQQHSSLLWLLALPVLIVALLPLLTRSLQRFDRVMPYRCGEKSEFDAALFYVEPSPAAARRLQWGFGLLFAAVALSGALR, encoded by the coding sequence ATGCTTTTTTTCCTACTTTTTTCGCCGGTTGCCGCGGCACTTCTGCTCTTTGCACTCCCCTCGCTCCGGGCGCGCTATGCGGTAGCGGCACTGCTTTTCGGCATCCTCTCGGCCACCGCGCTCTCCCTTTTCCTGCACCCGGGGGAGATAGCGCTTGACATCGCGCCGGGAATCGGGACCCTGATCGAAGCCGCCGATATCATCCTGCTCTTCTACTTCCTCTTCCAGGGGGTGAAGCACCGCTCCGTGCCGGTCCTGCTGCTTGCACTGCTGCAGCTGCCGCTCTACCTCTGGGCCGTGGCGGTCACCCCCGCGGCAGACACCCCGGCGCTGGTCATCGACGACCTGGCGCGCTTCATGTTCCTCATCATCAACATCGTCGGCGGGGCCATCGTCCTCTACGCCGTCGAGTACATGCGCCGCGAGAAGAGCAGTGAAGGGAAGCAGCGCCTTTTCGTCGCCTACCTGATGCTCTTCCTCTCCGTCATGAACGCCATCGTCATCGCCGACGCCATTTTGCTCTTCTTTTTCCTCTTTGAGATGACGACGCTGGCTTCTTACCTCCTCATCGCCTTCCGCGGCGACAGTGTCAGCCGCCGCAACGCGCTGCGTGCGCTCTGGATGAACCAGGTCGGCGGGGTCTTCCTGCTTCTGGGCGCCCTGGTCGCAGCCTACGGCCCGGGCACCGCCACGTTCAGCGGCCTGCTGCAGGGCGACGGCGGGGTACTAATGCTCGCCCTGGCCCTGCTCGCCATGGCCGCCCCGGTCAAGGGGGCTTCGCTCCCCTTTGACAGCTGGCTGCTCGGTGCCATGGTCGCCCCCACCCCGGTCAGCGCCATCCTGCACTCGGCGACGATGGTCAAGATCGCCCCCTTCCTGATCCTCAAGCTCGCCCCGGGGCTGGACGGCACCCTGCCCGGCACCCTCCTGGCTCTCTTCGGTGCCCTGGTCTTCGTCGCCGCCTCCTACCTGGCGCTGTCGCGCAGCCTGCTCAAGGAGATCCTCGGCTACTCGACCATCGCCCTGCTGGGGCTGATGATGAGCCTGGCCGCCGTCGGCACGCCCGAGAGCATGCAGCTCGCAATGGTCCTGATGCTCTTTCACGCCCTCTCCAAGGCACTTCTCTTCCTCGCGGCGGGCGTGCTCGAGAAGGAGTTCGGCTTCAAGGACGTCGAGCAGATGAAAGGGCTGCTGCATCGTGCCCCCCGCAGCGTCGGGTTCCTCTTCTTCGGCTTCTTCTCCCTCACCCTGCCGCCCTTCGGGCTCTTTATGGGGAAACTCTTCGCCATCGCCTCCGTCGCGTCGCTGCTGCATACGCAGCCGTGGCTCGTCGTGGTGCTGACGGGCATCGCCGTCGGCAGCGCCCTGCTGGTGCTGCTCTATTTCAAGATCGCCGCCGCGCTGCTTGCCACCGCCCCGGACACCCTCCCCATCGAACGCGAAATGATGCCCCCGGGCTTTATGACACCCCTGGCCCTGCTGACCCTGCTCAGTCTTGCAGCGGCGGGCGGCTACATGCTGCAGCAGCACAGCAGCCTCCTGTGGCTGCTGGCGCTGCCCGTACTGATTGTCGCCCTGCTGCCACTGCTGACGCGCTCCCTGCAGCGCTTCGACCGTGTCATGCCCTACCGCTGCGGGGAGAAGAGCGAGTTTGACGCCGCGCTCTTTTACGTGGAGCCTTCTCCCGCCGCGGCACGGAGACTGCAGTGGGGCTTCGGTCTGCTCTTTGCCGCCGTCGCCCTTTCGGGAGCCCTCCGATGA
- a CDS encoding NADH-quinone oxidoreductase subunit C, whose protein sequence is MQKIETTLNTLLDDIRAFYDPKAWHFLTVNGIDLGEGKIELQWIFSRYGAKNDVVVYYALSDYDTPVPSIVPVIPSAFLGEREIVDMFGLNVEGAAAGLYLDKDSQPHPLRGDA, encoded by the coding sequence ATGCAGAAGATTGAAACGACACTAAACACACTCCTCGATGACATCCGCGCTTTTTACGACCCCAAAGCGTGGCACTTTCTCACCGTCAACGGGATAGACCTGGGCGAAGGGAAGATCGAACTGCAGTGGATCTTCTCCCGCTACGGCGCCAAGAACGACGTCGTCGTCTACTACGCGCTGAGCGACTACGACACCCCCGTCCCCTCCATCGTGCCGGTCATCCCCTCCGCCTTCCTGGGCGAACGGGAGATCGTCGATATGTTCGGACTCAATGTCGAGGGCGCCGCGGCGGGCCTCTACCTCGACAAAGACTCCCAGCCCCATCCGCTAAGGGGGGATGCATGA
- a CDS encoding ankyrin repeat domain-containing protein, with protein sequence MDDHKLQILDKMAPEIEERILDYASHPEGGLFELLEDIVYMNDLEAFEAIFENGGNVNLQNKYGWTPLHITIRRDRREMVEYLLTHGADINKQDGVGWTPLMESIMDDKPELCRRLLDAGADTSIANERGGTAAMLVQKFGRTSMMGMF encoded by the coding sequence ATGGACGATCACAAACTGCAGATCCTGGACAAGATGGCGCCGGAGATCGAAGAACGGATCCTGGATTACGCCTCCCACCCGGAGGGGGGACTGTTTGAACTGCTGGAGGATATCGTCTATATGAACGACCTCGAAGCGTTTGAAGCGATTTTCGAAAACGGCGGGAACGTCAACCTGCAGAACAAGTACGGCTGGACACCGTTGCACATCACCATCCGCCGCGACCGCCGCGAGATGGTGGAGTACCTGCTGACCCACGGTGCGGACATCAATAAACAAGACGGCGTCGGCTGGACCCCGCTGATGGAGAGCATCATGGATGATAAGCCCGAACTGTGCCGACGCCTCCTCGACGCCGGGGCGGATACCTCCATCGCCAATGAGCGCGGCGGCACGGCGGCGATGCTGGTGCAGAAGTTCGGCCGCACCTCAATGATGGGGATGTTCTAG
- a CDS encoding nickel-dependent hydrogenase large subunit has product MKKTVQIPLGSQHISLLEPIRFRFECENETIVGVDADVGFVHRGVEQACTTKFDFKQVGFVVARVCGLCAITHSLSYTLAAEKLLDFTPNDRIRYLRMLMVELDRIHSHMLCLAHTAENAGFEALFMQIMGDRELVMDIQEAISGNRIQFDFIAIGGVTRDLTPEMVSLLHKNLDELSGKIADLIELFESNWSLSLKYRGIGALSLEEAQTYNALGPLARAAGLATDVRVETDDFPYEALGYEMMLETGGDIHARNRVRLREIMNSIAICRNIVENLPAGEIMEKAKGKPKGEAIVRVEAPRGELFYLVRGSGQNMLERVRIKTPTFSGIPAMMEVFKGSRYADAPAILASFDPCMSCTAK; this is encoded by the coding sequence ATGAAAAAAACCGTCCAGATCCCGCTGGGGTCGCAGCATATCTCTTTGCTCGAGCCCATCCGTTTCCGGTTCGAGTGCGAGAACGAGACCATCGTCGGCGTCGATGCCGACGTGGGGTTCGTGCACCGCGGCGTCGAGCAGGCCTGCACCACCAAGTTCGACTTCAAACAGGTCGGCTTCGTCGTCGCGCGGGTCTGCGGGCTCTGCGCCATCACCCACTCTCTCTCCTACACCCTCGCCGCGGAGAAGCTGCTGGACTTTACCCCGAACGACCGCATCAGGTACCTGCGGATGCTGATGGTCGAACTCGACCGCATCCATTCGCACATGCTCTGCCTGGCCCATACGGCGGAAAACGCCGGCTTCGAGGCGCTCTTTATGCAGATCATGGGCGACCGGGAGCTCGTGATGGATATCCAGGAGGCGATCAGCGGCAACCGCATCCAGTTCGACTTTATCGCCATCGGCGGCGTCACCCGCGACCTCACCCCCGAGATGGTCTCCCTGCTGCACAAGAACCTCGACGAGCTCTCCGGCAAGATCGCCGACCTCATCGAACTCTTCGAATCCAACTGGTCCCTCTCGCTCAAGTACAGAGGCATCGGGGCGCTCTCGCTGGAGGAAGCGCAGACCTACAACGCCCTGGGCCCCCTGGCCCGAGCCGCCGGACTGGCCACCGACGTGCGGGTGGAGACCGACGACTTCCCCTACGAGGCGCTTGGCTACGAGATGATGCTGGAAACGGGCGGCGACATCCATGCCCGCAACCGGGTGCGGCTGCGCGAGATCATGAACTCCATCGCGATCTGCCGCAACATCGTCGAGAACCTTCCCGCCGGGGAGATCATGGAGAAGGCCAAGGGCAAACCGAAAGGTGAGGCGATCGTACGCGTCGAAGCACCGCGGGGCGAGCTCTTCTACCTCGTACGCGGCAGCGGACAGAATATGCTTGAACGTGTCCGGATCAAGACCCCGACCTTCTCGGGCATCCCGGCCATGATGGAGGTGTTCAAAGGGAGCCGGTACGCCGACGCCCCGGCGATCCTCGCCTCCTTTGACCCCTGCATGTCCTGTACGGCGAAATAG
- a CDS encoding DNA polymerase IV translates to MILHLDLDSFFVSAERTRNPDLVGKPVIVGGRGDPFIFDAKPAREKKLIQLNQGAFVPTLFHAEHDASNYFFDAGRIRGIVTTASYEARACGVKTAMTIREALQLCPRAILVPPDHLLYHTLSHEMMEMLAKEIPLVEQYSIDELFGDVTGWIEEREMPGFIRYLQEKVTKELLLPVSIGASNAKWIAKLATSTVKPYGLRVVYDEEIAEFTRDVPVGEFPGVGRAFGKKLARYGVATVGEAVASPHLFASWGRHGRDLYARMSGRDGEGINPRRSRKGIGMSRSMDRPIRERDEFYRRVRVMVRHWTHTIARLGVNPTTFYFSIGYEGRLRSKKQYTVYRFFNERFITAFALEKFRELDLYPNAAVTYIAMSATKFLHHDPKAVDMFTLEEDRKMQRLDGAVMKMRERYGMDIVRRAAEMGSET, encoded by the coding sequence ATGATACTTCACCTCGACCTCGACAGCTTCTTTGTCTCCGCCGAACGTACCCGCAACCCCGATCTCGTGGGAAAACCCGTGATCGTCGGCGGGCGGGGGGACCCGTTCATTTTTGACGCGAAACCGGCCAGGGAGAAGAAGCTTATCCAGCTGAACCAGGGGGCTTTCGTCCCGACGCTTTTTCATGCCGAGCACGACGCCTCGAACTACTTTTTCGACGCGGGGCGCATCCGGGGGATCGTCACGACGGCCAGCTACGAAGCGAGGGCCTGCGGTGTGAAGACGGCCATGACTATCCGCGAGGCGCTGCAGCTCTGCCCCCGGGCGATCCTCGTCCCCCCGGACCATCTGCTCTACCACACCCTGTCGCATGAAATGATGGAGATGCTGGCCAAGGAGATCCCGCTGGTGGAGCAGTACAGCATCGACGAGCTCTTCGGCGACGTCACCGGCTGGATCGAGGAGCGGGAGATGCCCGGTTTCATCCGCTACCTCCAGGAGAAGGTGACGAAGGAGCTGCTGCTGCCCGTCTCCATCGGGGCGAGCAACGCCAAGTGGATCGCGAAGCTCGCGACGTCGACGGTGAAGCCCTACGGGCTGCGGGTCGTCTACGATGAGGAGATTGCCGAGTTTACGCGCGACGTCCCCGTCGGGGAGTTCCCCGGGGTGGGGAGGGCCTTCGGGAAGAAGCTGGCACGTTACGGCGTCGCCACCGTCGGCGAAGCCGTGGCGAGCCCGCACCTGTTTGCCAGCTGGGGACGGCACGGTCGCGACCTCTATGCCCGCATGAGCGGTCGGGACGGGGAGGGGATCAACCCCCGCCGCAGCCGCAAAGGGATCGGGATGTCGCGCAGCATGGACCGCCCCATCCGGGAGCGTGACGAGTTCTACCGCCGCGTGCGGGTGATGGTGCGCCACTGGACCCATACCATTGCCCGCCTGGGCGTCAACCCCACGACGTTCTATTTCAGTATCGGGTACGAGGGGCGGCTGCGCAGCAAGAAACAGTACACGGTCTACCGCTTCTTCAACGAGCGTTTTATCACCGCGTTCGCCCTGGAGAAGTTCCGGGAGCTCGATCTTTATCCGAACGCGGCCGTCACCTACATCGCCATGAGCGCGACGAAGTTCCTTCACCACGATCCCAAGGCAGTCGATATGTTCACGCTCGAGGAGGACCGGAAGATGCAGCGGCTCGACGGCGCGGTGATGAAAATGCGGGAGCGTTACGGCATGGATATCGTGCGGCGTGCCGCAGAAATGGGCAGTGAAACGTAA
- a CDS encoding 4Fe-4S dicluster domain-containing protein codes for MLKAMMNAFLNLFRPIRTHPYPAEPMPLPPAYRGLIEYNEEACIFCDKCEKACPPKSIRFFQHEDGSKEYRYNAWLCIYCGECVRACPKPEEALWQSETKARPALKADNVNDGWFDWEAKCAQSRDDYAAAKKAAKAAQKNEGA; via the coding sequence ATGCTCAAAGCGATGATGAACGCCTTCTTAAATCTCTTCAGACCGATACGCACGCATCCCTATCCCGCCGAACCGATGCCCCTGCCCCCGGCCTACCGCGGATTGATAGAGTATAATGAGGAGGCATGCATTTTCTGCGACAAATGCGAGAAGGCGTGCCCGCCCAAATCGATCCGCTTCTTCCAGCATGAGGACGGAAGCAAAGAGTACCGCTACAACGCCTGGCTCTGTATCTACTGCGGCGAGTGCGTGCGGGCATGCCCCAAACCGGAAGAGGCACTGTGGCAAAGCGAAACGAAAGCACGCCCCGCCCTCAAAGCGGACAACGTCAACGACGGCTGGTTCGACTGGGAAGCGAAGTGTGCACAGAGCCGCGACGATTACGCCGCGGCCAAGAAGGCGGCGAAGGCCGCCCAGAAAAACGAAGGAGCCTGA